TAGCCATCAGTTTTCCAATCTGCACTAAAAAAGCAGCTGACCCAACAAAAAGCTgcaatttgttgtgttttgtgactTGGACTGCGTTGATGACTATGCTACAAAAAAGCTAGTAAGCGAAACTATGagacattttgttaaaataagcttCATTTGAAGACATATCCATATATCAAATGGATAGAAAGTTGTTCAGGATTGTTCAGAAATTTCAGTTGTTACGTATGCTGTATCATGAATATGTTATTGATAGAGTCTGTAAaataactgtatatatataaataaattgtgaaaaaaataacaattgtaCTTAAGCTTAGTATGTTTTATTTAATTGCAAATATTTAGGTATTAGTTTCGAAAggaaaaaacatatacatttttttcatttttacaactTCATCTTCTGGATGTGCAGATCATCTTTTGTGTATTAATCTATTTTCATTTGCCAACTTATCAATCAGTATTAATGCATTATTTTGTTTCTGATCGTGTTTACATATTAGACATGGAAATTTATTCAGAAAGTGGTTTTTGTACAGAGTTTATTAATACGTTGATCATAAGATTGGAAAATTATCTTATGTCACCAATTTCAGTCTTGAaagaattttcatttcatttttaaatcttttcattaaaagaaaaatctCTGGTCTCGCACATTATCcttaagaatattttaaattcGCCTTTCTTTAAAATAGGTACTGATTAAACTGGTTGCAGAACATGTGATTTACCTCACACTTATTAGTAACGGAATTGAAAACAACTATCTGTCTATGGCTGCAATCAAAGGgacaagaaaaattaaaatatgattttgattttgttcaatcattaatgaaagtgaaatagggATTTTCGCAGCCTTTTTTTGCTTAGTTTTGTCAAAATATGCAAAGAAACGTCGCTAATGAATTaatcacttgcaagtaaataattcatcctcattaaatccgtattcatgtcaACTTCCATTGAACCCTTCAGCTTAAGATGGGTTACGCATTAAATATGTGGTTTCAGCTCttgaaaagaaaagaatgtcaactttggttatgaaaaaaaacactcattcttatacaggtaaaaacgattaTCAACATATCTTTTTCAAACATTTAGCATGAAATTTATCAGACCTGAACAAAATCCGATTCCATGAGTTCACTCCCAATTTAGATCTATGTGTATGTTTATATCGGGTTGTACGACCGTTACAAGTCTACGGATGGCATCTCGATGGTTAGTTTGATGGCATTTAATCTGAAAAAACAAGGCATGGTAGTACATTTATAGAGAACGTGTATTATAAATAGTTTATATTAGACCTCTTTTACAATTTGGATATACGTCTTAGTatgttatttatcaaatatgagaatttcaGTCAAATTGGTGAAAATTTATTTGACGGCTAATGCTCATTTTCAAAATTGTAGGGTCTTTTCAAGTCCAACATTGCTTACAAGCATTAATTATAGAACATAATATAGATCTGCCTTTCAAACGTAAATTGTGTCCTCAAGCaaggcaagcctcgcgctttaaataataaaatttaactgtctcgagtggagaaatatcgcaacacacttgttgcagtgtaagaaattatatataaatgtaattaaCATAGCTTTAAACCAAACTACAAGCATGTTCTCGTTCGTTGTTTGAATATAAGTATAGACCTGTGTTGTGTAGTTATATAACTCTTACATGCAAATAGACCCATCAAATGCAAATATTACTTTGGCTTTGTCAGGTACCGTGCtacgaaaattgaaaaaaacttgttAGAAAAACTAGGAGCCATGTTGTCTAATATTTTTATTCGAACATGAATCCATCTATCAAATGGTTCGATCAGTGCCGAAAGTTCAGACATTTTAAGTATGTTGCTGACAAAGTCTGTAATAATATTGTTTATCTATCCAAAAACCAGTTCATTAATTTTTTCGAGAAAGAActttaaatcaaaagtttaatCTTGTAATctcattatatacatgtacacctaCATGTATAGCCTAGGCTGACATTTTAATACATCATACATCTGTTCTTTCCTCCATAAATCGGTAGATTTGTTATAGAATATGATATATAGTTCTTTCTTTAATCTATGGCTTCCTATATTTCATAACGTTACGCAAGATTCCATTTAAAGAATCTTACGAAATGGGATTTTCTAGACATGACAAGCTAAACCTATTTTCAGAATATAATAAAAGGCAGTATGGTGTATATGTCAAAAACGATCTTTATAAAAATTGCCTTTCACATTTTTTGAAAACTCGGCTAATTTGAACTGGACATAATTTATGTTTTAGTTGTAAGACAGATTTTGTTTTGATGGCAGGTTTATTTTGTTTCCgtgtttattgtaaatagtttttgTATGTTGATGGTATTTTAATGTTTGTAATTTTAGTTATTCATTCTATTTATTAGGGGGTGAGCCCTGTCTGATTTTACGcgtaattttattgtttatctgTCCGAAAATCAGTTTATCGTATTTTTGCAGAAAGAACTTTAAATCAAAAGTAACATATCTTGTAATCTCATTAtatacacctacatgtataaactAGGCTTACATTTCAATACATCATAAATCTGTTCTTTCCTCTACGTGTTTGTCAACGGACTCGGCATTCCAATttgaaccaattgtgccccttttcttgccgacttgtttcttcattattattattcatacaggaacttcttaggaagaaagataagaagttagcaatatcctttaactctactttccacCATATAGTTGACGTTCGttcacttaataattcaaaattgggtgactatgttgaacgcatctatcccatcgaactagagataaaggataccacagatacaggtaagtcggcctcatatcttgacttacatctagaaattgacaatgagggtcggctgaaaacaaaactttatgacacaagagagatgagttcagctttgcaattgtgaactttccattttaagtagcaacattccagcagcacctgcattcggggtatatatctcccaattgatacgatattcccgtgcttgcatttcctatcatgattttcttgatagagggttgatgtttacaaggaagctattaaaccaagagttccaaatggtgaagttgaaatcatcccttcgaaaattttacggacgccatcacgagttggttcactgttatggaataaccgtttcacaaattgTATTGGATATgatccttacgtcgtaactacaatcctcttccctttcatgaatgtgacctaccgaattagactatgtACCGGATtcgttataacataagcaacacgacgggtgccacatgtggagcaggatctgcttacccttccggagcacctgagatcaccccaagtttttggtggggttcgtgttgcttattctttagttttctatgttgtgtcatgtattctattgttggtctgtttgtcttctttcatttttagccaggcgttgtcagtttttttttttttcgatttatgagtttgactgtccctctggtatctttcatccctcttttatgtggttattttatttattttatgacCTTGGGTGTCCCAAACAATACTTGGTAATGTTTATATAAAGTATTTTGCTGCCTGAAGACGAATTCAAATATACCCTGCTTATACATCAAACTTAAGCTTGGAGTCACTTTTATAAGCTCATACCAGACATAAATTAAAGAAGACGAAAGAGACAATGAAATGTTATTGTTGGAATACTACGTAAATAAATTCCAATCCCAGATTAATAAGGTCCATGAAATGATAATAATGATGAAACTATAGATAGTTCTTTTTTTGTAAACAGGCGATGTATTATTCTTTTGGCTAATGATAAATGCCAAAATAAAGCTATCATCTCTGTATTGCCTCTATATAATCTCATATTAGCTAGCGCTTTATTGCAGTCATTAATCGATTTTATTACTTCatctttattatattatatatcaacAAGTTGACTTTAAAATCGTGTATAAATCTTAGGGCTCAGTTAAAAAactcagttaaaaaaaaagctcAGTTAAAGAACTCAATTAAAACAGCTcagttaaaaaaaagagaaaagtaaatGTAAGCTTTTTAAACAATAGAATAAAACGTCAATTTAAAGATCATTTGCAAGACACAATAGTAACtagcgttgtttttttttttttttttttcttttatggcGAATTGACATTATTAACCTGATAATCTCTGATACCGCTGTGCAAATaaatttgaacatttaatttacTTGACTTTCAAGCTTGTtatatttttctctgacatttaaATGTTAATCCATCTTAACCTTTTTTCATTATCTGCTCAAATATAAATAGTATCGGAAGATGATGACATTGGATAGTGCATGTTGAAGACGGTTTTGTTTTTGTCAGTATCTCATTTCTTCGaagattaaaatacatttttgatcCCTTACCTAGAGATGAATAAAGCATGCATTGTGCGTTTTCGGTCATAAAagggaaaagaatgtcaacatatTGCAAgttaaacaaaggtaaatcatttgattgactgattcgatccacaagaaacattcttatacaggtaaaaacgataatTAACACACATCATTAATCTTTATGGAATTAAACAGGCCTAGAAAATCCAATTGCTTGAGTTCCGTGACTTGTTTGTACAACTGCATACCATTCACCATTTACTTTTTAGTAGTGTTTCCCTTTATAGGGTCCTTATACCGACCTCATCACAAAATGTAAACTATGCAAAGTTACATATATAGTCAATAGACGATGAAAGAAAGGAAACGAATTATACCCATGAAAAGGAATTGGAACAACGCTTGTACACCTGCATACCAATCATCATGTATGTATCACTAGTGATTTTTCTTTAACTAACCTCATCACAAACTGTAACATATACCCCACAGACAAATACGACGACAGAAACGtgataacaatataaatgatataagacaaaaaaaaaatcaatttttgcagtcgtataaaaactaagCTATAACCATTGaaccaggaaaatgaggtcaatataAATGTGAGATGGAAaattcgtaacatgaggcatctatatacaaagtatgaagcatccaggtctttcaccttctaagaTAAAAAGCAGTTAGCTTGTACACCACTGTTGTAACTATCTATATGCCAAGCTTTCTGTGAGTTTTTGGCAGACTTGACAATAATTATTCAAgcattattttattttgcttACAATCTAAattgggtttgctcattgttaaagtctGGTttggtggagagttttctcattggcaattatatttCTTGTGTCCTTAGAAATTTATTCTGTAGATTaaatcttcatatatatatatgccttcaTTGACcttttatcaaaatatacaaatgtatttatctttaCTTTTAAGGATGCCACAAAAAAAGCAATACCTGCAGGAGTCCCTTGATAAGGCCATTGGTGCAGTAAATTCAAACAAATTAAGTATTTCTAAAGCAGCTACAGAATATGGGGTACCAAGGACAACCATATCAGACCATGTCAAGGGAAAGTATGACAACCATTTGAATGGACCTTCAAAGATGCTGACAGATGAGGAAGAGACATCTTTAATAAACTACGTCAAGTATATGGCAGAGAGAGGTTTTCCTTTGACAAGAAGAATGTTAAAAGCATTCGTAATTTCTATCATTGAGAAATCAGGTAGATCAACTTTATTCAATATGGAAAAAGGTCCTAGTAACAAATGGGTCAACAAACTTCTAAACAGACACCCTGAATTGTCGGAAAAACTACCAGAACAGCAGGACAAAGCCAGGAGACGCATGTCTAATGTCACTGTGGTTGACCAATATTTCAAGTTGCTAGTGGACACAGTCGACTCTTTAGGATTAACAAATAAACCCAACCAGATATTTAACTGTGACGAGTCTGGCTTCAGTGGTAAAGAAAAAAGTAAggaaaaagttttaacaataaaagGGTCACACAGCTACCAACAGAAAGTATTAGTCCATGGTCACATTACAGTTCACATGTGCATAGCAGCGGATGGACATGTCCTCCCTTCATTTCTGATTTTTGATGGTTGCCTGCCTCATAGGAGCTTTAAGGATGGTGTTCCAGATAACTGGTTATATGGATCCTCTGAATCCGGGTACATGGATACCGAGTTGTTTGAAAACTGGTTCGACAAAGTTTTCATACCATTCTGTGGAACAAGAAGACCAGTACTGCTGATTTTTGATAACCACGATTCCCATATCAGTATTGACCTGATAGAGAAGGCCAAAGCTAACAACATTCACATCATTGGTTTACCACCTCATACTACACATCTGCTGCAGCCACTGGATGTTGCCATCTTTGGACCTCTAAAAGAAAAAGTGAACCAATTATCAGTTACCTTGGGAAACCTGAACAAGTGTGCCACCATAGGCAAAGCCAAGTTTCCTGCTTTATTAaggtatttacatgtacatatgctTGGATTAgatgtttatgtatttttttggTACAACCGAATTTTCAAGCAATCAAATTTTGAGGATTgggaattaaaataattaaattcatagatttctgtcatctgaatttccatcacaaGTATCTGATATGGCTAAAATGTaacaattcataacagaatgcaacaaaattaactaaaaacatatcatgactgtttattttacaacaaaacatatctaAAAATGGTGGACTTCCGGTTGGGGTGTGTATAATACTGGaaacaatttcggtaaacacacaattttttccagattttgacattcaaaaataaaaataaataaaaaattatttgccGACCTACCAAcctcattttttaaaagtatgtaacttGAACCACACacatagaataaccatacattgtctcgaaatatcaatgttatttgtacaaggcttagaaacaggtagaaagcgaggctgtgctgagcgagcatttctacctgtttcgagccgagtacaaataaccgattgatatttcgagacaatgtatggttatcctttatatactgcaactcatATAAGTGTTTTAAATGAAGTATTTAGtgtaaaaacaatcatttttaaatttggaGCGAACGACGTAAAATTTCCcaaacctgtatgttttattgacgtcataaataaaattctacggaaacgcattgtcaacctcataaacaaggtgatatacggtcatggactgtatatgacatataaatatacagtcaatgcaatttgactgctcaaataggacagctgcagtatatatttttatttggcctcaaCAAGTATTTTTTAAGTTAATGGTGTTAAATACTTACTGATTTTCAGTTTTTTGTCAGCAGACTTCAAACTTCAATTTCACATGAACTGTATAATCTAATttctgtaacatatataaacacTGACAAGAACATGCAACTTACACTTTTTTCTTCAGTAATGGGTATCATTTTTATTTGCAGCACTGCAATTGACCAGACTACAACACTAGCAAGGGTCAAAGAGTCTTTCAGGAAATCTGGAATGTATCCTGTAGACAGATCCATAATTCCAAATTCACAACTTGCGCCCGCCGACTTCAACAAATCTGAAAAGACAAATAAAGaaactatagtcgccgtcagctgaaattcgtagcggttatcggtaaaaataatctaaactatcaatcgcgttcactcgagatatagtttttcacattccattcataaatcgcaaatagaaaaaccactactgacctaccttttaagtgatcgcactgtaataatcctgaccttcacattttccagaatattttccattgtaattccgccatctttgtttctatgaggatcatttgtttacatatgacattcgtcactgtacgcagtttcctgaaatgttcctttcattgatgtgataaggtttcccgcgctttatgcaaattttatgaaattgaactccacggaaacacttccggtaaaaacaatggctgattccaccattcaaaatcgtctatgaaaaagtgaaggtcaggattattacagtgcgatcacttaaaaggtaggtcagtagtggtttttctttttgcgatttatgaatggaatgtgaaaaactatatctcgagtgaacgcgattgatagtttagattatttttaccgataaccgctacgaatttcagctgacggcgactatacagATGTAGATACAACAACAATCACCAGTAATGGTAAactatttatttcatttgatttgttatattaggcctgaaataaaatattgtttgtttccaaAATCCCGACAAACCTTGCAAAAATGGTGCTACTCATTATGAAAT
Above is a window of Mytilus galloprovincialis chromosome 7, xbMytGall1.hap1.1, whole genome shotgun sequence DNA encoding:
- the LOC143084183 gene encoding uncharacterized protein LOC143084183; the encoded protein is MPSLTFYQNIQMYLSLLLRMPQKKQYLQESLDKAIGAVNSNKLSISKAATEYGVPRTTISDHVKGKYDNHLNGPSKMLTDEEETSLINYVKYMAERGFPLTRRMLKAFVISIIEKSGRSTLFNMEKGPSNKWVNKLLNRHPELSEKLPEQQDKARRRMSNVTVVDQYFKLLVDTVDSLGLTNKPNQIFNCDESGFSGKEKSKEKVLTIKGSHSYQQKVLVHGHITVHMCIAADGHVLPSFLIFDGCLPHRSFKDGVPDNWLYGSSESGYMDTELFENWFDKVFIPFCGTRRPVLLIFDNHDSHISIDLIEKAKANNIHIIGLPPHTTHLLQPLDVAIFGPLKEKVNQLSVTLGNLNKCATIGKAKFPALLSTAIDQTTTLARVKESFRKSGMYPVDRSIIPNSQLAPADFNKSEKTNKETIVAVS